A region of Anaerohalosphaeraceae bacterium DNA encodes the following proteins:
- a CDS encoding folylpolyglutamate synthase/dihydrofolate synthase family protein, with amino-acid sequence MSAFRTYEQAMKYLFDRTDYERQERLRYNITTFNLDRMNNLLKGLGNPHKKIRCVHIAGTKGKGSTATMLAKMLEANGYKVGLYTSPHVTTLHERIVVNSEMISKKAMLDLLNRVYPVVEKMAERQDTPTFFEIFTALAFLHFVEEKVDIAVIETGLGGRLDSTNVITPEVVGITSISLDHMNLLGPTIDCIAREKAGVIKEGIPVVTVPQDPLAMRVIKKQAQALKAPLCVTGKDIDFSYRFESSREHGPHNRICLTTPYSRFEHLRVPLPGEHQVINCGLALAMLDQLKQRGFQVDDSKAVEGLSKVSLIGRMEMICNDPRILVDAAHNAASIRALIQAIGQHIPYDSMIIIFGCNNDKDVRGMLTQLQYGADKVIFTRSNSPKAVYPQELADLYTEICGKMCQTAMSLREAVRIARSVVTREDLICITGSFYLVGQAKEQIETRPPT; translated from the coding sequence GTGAGTGCGTTTCGGACTTACGAACAGGCGATGAAATACCTGTTCGATCGGACGGACTACGAGAGGCAGGAGCGGCTGCGCTATAATATCACCACGTTCAACCTTGACCGGATGAACAATCTTCTAAAGGGGCTTGGAAACCCCCACAAGAAGATAAGGTGTGTCCACATTGCAGGTACAAAGGGCAAGGGTTCTACGGCGACAATGCTGGCCAAAATGCTCGAGGCCAACGGCTACAAAGTTGGACTGTACACCTCTCCGCATGTAACGACGCTGCACGAGCGCATTGTCGTCAACTCGGAAATGATTTCGAAGAAGGCGATGCTGGACCTTCTCAATCGCGTGTATCCGGTTGTGGAAAAGATGGCCGAACGGCAGGATACGCCGACCTTTTTTGAGATCTTTACGGCCTTGGCCTTTCTGCATTTTGTGGAGGAAAAGGTTGATATTGCCGTTATTGAGACCGGCCTGGGCGGACGGCTGGACAGCACCAATGTGATTACACCGGAGGTTGTCGGCATTACGAGCATCAGTCTGGACCATATGAATCTGCTGGGGCCGACGATTGACTGTATTGCCCGCGAGAAGGCCGGTGTCATCAAGGAAGGCATTCCTGTCGTGACGGTTCCGCAGGACCCGCTGGCGATGCGGGTCATCAAGAAGCAGGCGCAGGCCCTGAAAGCCCCGCTGTGCGTGACGGGCAAGGATATTGATTTTTCGTATCGGTTTGAGTCGTCACGAGAGCATGGACCGCACAATCGAATCTGCCTGACGACGCCGTACAGCCGGTTTGAGCATTTGCGTGTGCCGCTGCCCGGAGAGCATCAGGTCATCAACTGCGGTCTGGCTTTGGCGATGCTGGATCAGCTCAAACAGCGCGGATTCCAGGTAGACGACAGCAAGGCCGTCGAGGGGCTCAGCAAGGTTTCGCTGATTGGGCGGATGGAAATGATTTGCAATGACCCGCGAATTCTGGTCGATGCGGCTCACAATGCCGCCAGCATTCGGGCCCTGATTCAGGCCATCGGTCAGCATATTCCGTATGATTCGATGATTATTATTTTCGGCTGCAACAACGACAAGGATGTTCGCGGGATGCTCACGCAGCTTCAGTATGGAGCCGACAAAGTCATCTTTACGCGAAGCAACAGCCCTAAGGCTGTCTATCCGCAGGAATTGGCGGACCTCTATACGGAGATCTGCGGCAAAATGTGCCAGACGGCGATGTCGCTGCGGGAGGCGGTGCGCATCGCCCGCAGTGTGGTCACGCGTGAAGATTTGATCTGCATCACGGGCAGTTTCTATTTAGTGGGACAGGCCAAAGAACAAATAGAAACCCGCCCACCCACCTAA
- the ilvE gene encoding branched-chain-amino-acid transaminase, with protein sequence MGLKIWLDDKLVNQEEAKISVFDHGLLYGDGVFEGIRVYSGKIFEHDAHLERLYKSAKVIRLTIPMDLPTLKKAVEETVRANQITDGYIRLVVTRGVGDLGLNPFLCKRACVIIIADKIRLYPAELYEKGLKVISVPTIRNHPMSIPPQVKSLNYLNNIFAKIEAVDAGASEAILYSHDGYVAEASGDNIFIVSEGTLYTPPVQAGSLDGITRRVIIKLAREERIPIIEKNLTRFDLYTADEFFLTGTAAEVIGVVEMDGRIIGDGKPGPITRRLREKFYAYAHA encoded by the coding sequence ATGGGTTTGAAAATCTGGCTGGATGACAAATTAGTCAATCAGGAGGAGGCAAAAATTTCCGTTTTTGACCATGGTTTGCTCTATGGAGACGGGGTCTTTGAGGGGATTCGAGTTTACAGCGGAAAAATATTTGAACACGATGCCCACCTTGAACGCCTTTACAAGTCCGCCAAGGTCATCCGCCTGACAATCCCGATGGACCTGCCGACGCTCAAAAAGGCCGTGGAGGAAACCGTCCGAGCCAACCAGATTACCGACGGCTATATCCGTTTGGTTGTGACCCGAGGCGTCGGCGACCTGGGACTGAATCCCTTTTTGTGCAAACGCGCCTGCGTGATTATCATCGCCGACAAAATCCGCCTCTATCCGGCGGAACTGTATGAAAAAGGGCTCAAAGTCATCAGCGTTCCGACGATTCGCAATCACCCGATGAGCATCCCGCCGCAGGTGAAAAGCCTGAACTATCTGAACAACATCTTTGCAAAAATCGAAGCCGTCGATGCCGGTGCTTCCGAAGCGATTCTCTACAGCCATGACGGCTACGTGGCCGAGGCCTCCGGCGACAATATCTTCATTGTTTCGGAGGGAACGCTTTATACTCCGCCCGTGCAGGCCGGTTCGCTGGACGGCATTACGCGAAGGGTTATTATCAAATTGGCCCGGGAAGAACGGATTCCCATTATCGAAAAAAATCTGACTCGGTTCGACCTCTATACGGCCGACGAATTTTTTCTGACCGGCACAGCGGCGGAAGTCATCGGCGTTGTAGAGATGGACGGCCGCATCATTGGCGACGGAAAGCCGGGGCCGATTACGCGAAGACTGCGCGAGAAGTTCTACGCCTATGCCCACGCCTGA
- a CDS encoding polyprenyl synthetase family protein, giving the protein MPTPESSSQTAFESIEQAVQADLQRVQDTIRRTLLTDKPFLAERLKKLTENPGKMLRPRLLLLSARACGQAKPIHIDLAAIVELIHTATLLHDDVVDRAVLRRGRLSANALWGNTAAVLLGDFLLSRALALGARLRPPVISEQILQTAQQICEGELLQNYHRGDWQISEELYRQIIASKTAALFAFSCTLGAQWAEADETSVKSLAKYGRYLGMAFQIRDDAMDLFSSERKTGKTVRTDLAEEKPTLPVILWLKTLSNKEKQQAVVSLGNPKKHKTIAKQIKQSPVLLHVKRRIEHLKKKACDCLKPLADSPAKDALCRLAEEIAEGLGPLLR; this is encoded by the coding sequence ATGCCCACGCCTGAATCATCATCTCAAACGGCCTTCGAGTCGATTGAACAGGCCGTGCAGGCGGACCTCCAGCGTGTTCAGGATACAATTCGCCGAACCCTCTTGACGGATAAGCCGTTTTTGGCCGAGCGGCTGAAAAAACTGACCGAAAATCCCGGAAAAATGCTCCGCCCTCGGCTGCTCCTGCTCAGCGCCAGGGCCTGCGGACAAGCCAAGCCGATTCATATTGACCTGGCGGCAATTGTCGAACTGATTCATACCGCAACCCTGCTTCACGACGACGTCGTGGACCGGGCGGTTCTCCGCCGCGGACGCCTGTCCGCCAATGCCCTGTGGGGCAATACGGCGGCCGTCCTGCTGGGCGATTTTCTGCTCAGCCGCGCTTTGGCCCTCGGCGCCAGGCTCCGTCCGCCCGTTATCTCCGAGCAGATTCTCCAAACCGCTCAGCAAATCTGTGAGGGGGAACTGCTCCAAAACTATCATCGCGGCGACTGGCAAATCTCCGAAGAACTCTACCGGCAAATCATCGCATCCAAAACGGCCGCTTTGTTTGCCTTCAGCTGCACGCTCGGCGCCCAATGGGCCGAAGCGGACGAAACATCGGTCAAATCGCTCGCAAAATACGGCCGTTATCTCGGCATGGCGTTCCAAATTCGGGATGATGCAATGGACCTGTTTTCCTCCGAAAGAAAAACCGGAAAAACCGTCCGAACCGACCTGGCGGAGGAAAAGCCCACCCTGCCGGTTATCCTGTGGCTCAAAACCCTCTCGAACAAAGAAAAACAGCAGGCTGTTGTTTCTCTCGGCAACCCGAAAAAACATAAAACAATCGCCAAACAAATTAAACAATCACCCGTCCTTCTTCACGTCAAACGGCGGATCGAACATCTCAAAAAAAAGGCCTGCGATTGTTTGAAACCGCTGGCAGACTCCCCCGCTAAAGACGCTCTCTGCCGACTGGCCGAAGAGATTGCAGAAGGACTCGGCCCTCTCCTTCGGTAA
- a CDS encoding FtsX-like permease family protein: MKHVSFFLCGRYLRRRRMMLLSITAVALSCALLLITASLFTGFIAALETSTTRHLGDIVLEAPSGQLITDFQTLIEDLQKPAAVQAAAAVLKNHGLLLAGPGKVRPVRVWGIQLPQRLSVSPLQDTLLVQKGQTAPSFDPQNTGEIGGFVGIGVLAQPDEKTDEYNLDEVRRYIGQKMALTTGSLQSAPAGEQTGPAQRQFRRRVLRFTCTDVMQTGVWDLDEQNVFVPIEALSAVLYPDLPSPAADIIQIRLAPGVSEEAGLAIVRGIWDNFAKDRFAWGPFASIETSRRLQARLIAEYRKQMGVLLLIFGLVSLSVILLVFCIFSLLVMTKQKDIAILKSCGASRGDIAGLFLSFGFLNGFAGAALGILLGWLIISHINSIEHQISRLFGLKIWKAGVYMFSQIPNTVDWPAAGWILLAAVAASVIGALIPAFRAAWIEPVRLLRYE; this comes from the coding sequence GTGAAACACGTATCCTTTTTTTTATGCGGCCGCTACCTTCGTCGGCGCCGGATGATGCTGCTGAGCATCACCGCCGTGGCCCTCAGCTGTGCCCTGCTGCTGATTACCGCCAGTCTGTTTACCGGCTTTATCGCCGCCCTCGAAACCAGCACAACACGCCATCTGGGCGATATTGTCCTGGAGGCCCCCTCCGGACAGCTGATTACCGACTTTCAGACCCTGATTGAAGACCTCCAAAAACCCGCCGCCGTTCAGGCGGCCGCAGCCGTGCTGAAAAATCACGGGCTGCTTCTGGCCGGCCCCGGCAAAGTCCGTCCCGTGCGGGTCTGGGGCATTCAGCTGCCCCAACGGCTGTCTGTCAGCCCCCTGCAGGATACGCTGCTGGTTCAGAAAGGACAAACAGCCCCGTCCTTCGACCCGCAGAATACCGGCGAAATCGGCGGCTTTGTCGGCATCGGCGTTCTCGCCCAGCCCGATGAAAAAACCGATGAATACAACCTCGACGAGGTCCGACGCTACATCGGTCAGAAAATGGCCCTGACAACCGGCTCGCTGCAATCCGCTCCCGCCGGCGAACAGACCGGTCCGGCTCAAAGGCAGTTCCGGCGGCGAGTCCTGCGGTTTACCTGCACCGATGTGATGCAGACCGGGGTATGGGACCTGGATGAACAGAATGTCTTTGTCCCCATCGAAGCCCTCTCCGCCGTTTTGTATCCCGACCTGCCCTCTCCGGCGGCGGATATCATTCAGATTCGGCTGGCCCCCGGCGTTTCCGAAGAGGCGGGCTTGGCAATCGTCCGGGGCATCTGGGATAATTTCGCCAAAGACCGATTTGCATGGGGACCATTTGCCTCCATTGAAACCTCCCGCCGGCTTCAGGCCCGTTTGATCGCCGAGTACCGTAAACAAATGGGGGTCTTGCTGCTGATTTTCGGATTGGTCAGCTTATCGGTGATTCTGCTGGTCTTCTGCATCTTTTCGCTGCTGGTGATGACCAAACAAAAAGACATTGCCATTCTCAAAAGCTGCGGGGCCTCCCGAGGCGACATTGCCGGACTGTTTCTATCCTTCGGATTTCTCAACGGATTTGCCGGAGCCGCTCTCGGCATCCTCCTCGGCTGGCTTATAATCTCCCATATCAATTCGATTGAACATCAAATCAGCCGCCTGTTCGGCCTGAAAATCTGGAAAGCAGGCGTGTATATGTTTTCGCAGATTCCCAACACTGTGGATTGGCCGGCCGCCGGTTGGATTCTTCTGGCCGCAGTAGCGGCTTCCGTAATCGGTGCGCTCATTCCGGCCTTCCGGGCAGCCTGGATTGAACCGGTCCGGCTGTTGAGGTACGAATAA
- a CDS encoding FtsX-like permease family protein produces the protein MFAWKLAVRYFRNRPSSWLAVAAVALCTFIVVVVLTVMNGLAFDFKEKNHLAVGDCILSTDSLVGFPDDPNWLTLLESQPFIEAVSPAILGVGLVTQPGADWNIAVQFLGIDPVRHSAATGFGRSLYYRKNQPHLAFVPSYAPHEPGCVAGIDLAGISRTSQGTYLHPLQQMPIRLILSSFPLTPRGAMARGGTDLVNSKTYYLADDSHTGIPQIDGSMIYLPLEEARLLTGMDSPFPRISSIHIRFKSSVGLQEGVEKVRKLWTEYLNSRRNHPYFNLLEAVRVQSWLENRRSRIAAIEKEQTMLILLFLMLGLITVFIVFVIFYMLVGHKSKDIGILKSVGMSKVRIAQVFLNFAALIGLFGSLLGAAGGCLFLVYINPIENWLFEHFDFQLWDRTIYAIGQIPNQIQPGFLVSVGLAAIAACLTGALIPAVQAAQKETVEVLRVSQV, from the coding sequence ATGTTTGCTTGGAAACTGGCTGTCAGATACTTCCGAAACCGTCCCAGTTCCTGGCTGGCTGTGGCGGCCGTCGCCCTTTGCACGTTTATTGTGGTTGTTGTCCTGACCGTAATGAACGGTCTGGCCTTCGACTTTAAGGAAAAAAACCACCTCGCCGTCGGCGACTGCATCCTCTCCACAGATTCTCTGGTTGGGTTTCCGGATGACCCCAACTGGCTAACCCTGCTCGAATCCCAGCCCTTTATCGAAGCGGTGTCTCCCGCGATTCTCGGTGTCGGTCTGGTTACTCAGCCCGGAGCCGACTGGAATATCGCCGTCCAGTTTCTCGGCATCGACCCGGTTCGTCACAGTGCCGCCACGGGATTCGGCCGCTCCCTGTACTATCGAAAAAACCAGCCCCATCTGGCATTTGTTCCTTCGTATGCCCCGCACGAGCCGGGCTGCGTGGCCGGCATCGACCTGGCCGGAATCAGCCGGACCTCGCAGGGAACCTATCTCCACCCGCTCCAGCAGATGCCGATTCGGCTGATTCTCAGCAGTTTCCCCCTGACCCCCCGCGGGGCCATGGCACGCGGCGGAACAGACCTGGTCAACAGCAAGACCTATTACCTGGCCGATGACAGCCACACAGGCATCCCGCAGATTGACGGCAGTATGATTTACCTGCCGCTGGAGGAGGCCCGTCTGCTGACCGGAATGGACAGTCCCTTCCCACGCATCAGCTCCATTCACATCCGTTTCAAGTCCTCCGTAGGTCTTCAAGAGGGTGTTGAAAAGGTGCGGAAACTATGGACGGAATATCTGAACAGCCGCCGGAATCATCCCTATTTCAATCTGCTCGAAGCGGTACGCGTCCAAAGCTGGCTGGAAAACCGCCGCAGCCGAATCGCCGCCATCGAAAAGGAACAAACCATGCTGATTCTGCTCTTCCTGATGCTCGGCCTCATCACTGTTTTTATTGTCTTCGTAATTTTTTACATGCTGGTCGGCCACAAAAGCAAAGACATCGGCATTCTCAAAAGTGTCGGAATGTCAAAAGTCAGAATCGCTCAGGTTTTCCTCAATTTCGCCGCGCTCATCGGCCTTTTCGGCTCCCTATTGGGAGCGGCCGGCGGCTGCCTGTTCCTTGTGTACATTAACCCCATTGAAAACTGGCTTTTCGAACACTTTGATTTCCAACTGTGGGACCGAACCATCTACGCCATTGGACAGATTCCGAATCAGATTCAGCCGGGATTTCTGGTGAGTGTCGGGCTGGCCGCCATCGCAGCTTGTCTGACGGGGGCACTGATACCGGCCGTTCAGGCCGCCCAAAAAGAAACTGTGGAGGTGCTTCGGGTCAGCCAGGTATAA
- a CDS encoding ABC transporter ATP-binding protein, with product MKTIIEAKNIHKSYPMGKQTLHVLKGVSLKIQTGSFTAIVGASGSGKSTLLHILGALDKPDSGSVEFQGKDISRLSAAQLNRYRNQSVGFVFQFYHLLNELNVLENTLLPAMISNGSAGYLKKKKELQEAATVLLERFGLGGRLRHRPFELSGGERQRVAIARALINKPALLLADEPTGNLDSKTGSGILEVLNELNRGGQTIIMVTHDLRIAEMAGEIVHLEDGRIVEEPKIK from the coding sequence ATGAAAACAATCATCGAAGCAAAGAATATCCACAAGTCCTATCCGATGGGCAAGCAGACCCTTCACGTCCTCAAAGGGGTTTCGCTGAAGATTCAAACCGGCTCCTTCACTGCCATTGTAGGCGCCTCCGGCAGCGGCAAAAGCACACTGCTTCACATCCTCGGTGCCCTGGATAAACCGGACAGCGGAAGTGTAGAATTTCAAGGAAAAGACATCAGTCGGCTTTCCGCCGCTCAGCTGAATCGATACCGCAACCAATCCGTTGGTTTCGTATTCCAGTTCTATCACCTCCTCAATGAACTTAATGTCCTCGAAAACACCCTGCTTCCGGCCATGATTTCCAACGGCTCAGCCGGATATTTGAAGAAAAAAAAGGAGCTTCAGGAGGCTGCAACGGTTTTGCTCGAGCGCTTTGGGCTGGGCGGTCGCCTCCGACACCGGCCCTTTGAACTGTCCGGCGGAGAACGTCAGCGGGTGGCCATCGCGCGGGCCCTGATAAACAAACCCGCCCTGCTGCTGGCTGACGAACCCACCGGAAACCTTGACTCAAAAACCGGTTCGGGTATATTAGAAGTCCTAAATGAGCTTAACCGAGGCGGGCAAACCATTATCATGGTCACGCATGACCTTCGGATTGCAGAAATGGCCGGAGAAATTGTTCACCTCGAGGACGGCAGAATTGTCGAGGAACCGAAAATCAAATAA